A genome region from Paradevosia shaoguanensis includes the following:
- the dprA gene encoding DNA-processing protein DprA, whose translation MNLRTEGQILTRPQRLAWLRLIRTDNVGPNTFRQLLNRYGSAETALEQLHGLVRRSGTASPPRVPSLAEAEDEVAAIEKRGARLIASGEPGYPPLLRHISDAPPLLIMTGGENLSWKFTIGIVGARNASAAGRKLAGMLARDLGDEGYTVVSGLARGIDTAAHAASLRTGTVAVLAGGLDHLYPSENIPLAEAIVANGGALITEMPMGWEPRARDFPRRNRLVSGLSLGVLVVEAAKRSGSLITARMALEQNREVFAVPGSPLDPRAEGGNHLIQQGAHLVTGAADIIEALATAIPTRRRAFEPEWEPELDLAAAPPSEDDRGRLLQALSVTPVAVDTLVVETGLSVSSVQTLLLELDLGGQVEWSGGQLVALRG comes from the coding sequence ATGAACCTGCGGACGGAAGGCCAGATCCTCACCCGTCCGCAGCGCCTGGCCTGGCTGCGGCTCATCCGCACCGACAATGTCGGGCCCAATACCTTCCGCCAGCTCCTCAATCGCTACGGCTCAGCCGAGACCGCGCTCGAGCAATTGCATGGCCTCGTGCGCCGCAGCGGCACCGCGTCGCCACCGCGCGTCCCCTCGCTCGCCGAGGCGGAGGACGAAGTTGCGGCCATCGAGAAACGCGGGGCACGCCTCATCGCCTCGGGCGAACCCGGTTACCCGCCGCTCCTGCGCCACATCTCGGATGCCCCGCCCCTGCTGATCATGACCGGCGGCGAGAACCTGTCGTGGAAGTTCACCATCGGCATCGTCGGCGCGCGCAACGCTTCGGCCGCGGGTCGCAAGCTGGCCGGCATGCTGGCGCGCGACCTTGGCGATGAGGGCTATACCGTAGTCTCCGGGCTGGCGCGCGGCATCGATACCGCCGCCCACGCCGCCAGCCTGCGCACCGGCACTGTTGCCGTGCTGGCGGGCGGGCTCGACCATCTCTATCCCAGCGAGAACATTCCGCTGGCCGAGGCTATCGTTGCCAATGGCGGCGCGCTCATAACGGAAATGCCGATGGGCTGGGAACCGCGCGCCCGCGACTTCCCGCGTCGCAACCGGCTGGTCTCCGGGCTCTCGCTGGGCGTGCTGGTGGTCGAGGCCGCCAAGCGGTCCGGCTCGCTGATCACGGCACGTATGGCGCTGGAGCAGAATCGCGAGGTGTTCGCCGTGCCGGGCTCCCCGCTCGATCCGCGTGCCGAAGGCGGCAATCACCTGATCCAGCAGGGTGCGCATCTGGTGACCGGCGCAGCCGACATCATCGAAGCACTTGCGACTGCAATCCCGACGCGGCGCCGAGCGTTCGAGCCCGAATGGGAACCCGAGCTGGACCTCGCGGCGGCTCCGCCGAGCGAGGACGATCGCGGCCGGCTGCTGCAGGCGCTGAGCGTGACGCCGGTGGCGGTCGATACGCTGGTGGTCGAGACGGGGCTGTCGGTGTCGTCGGTACAGACGCTGTTGCTGGAACTCGATCTGGGCGGACAGGTGGAGTGGAGCGGCGGGCAATTGGTGGCGCTGCGCGGCTAG
- the plsY gene encoding glycerol-3-phosphate 1-O-acyltransferase PlsY: MIPYIVTAVLAYLCGSIPFGLLLTRAAGLGDIRAIGSGNIGATNVLRTGNRPLAAATLVLDALKGAVPVLVARYFLGEDAANLAGVAAFLGHVFPVWLNFNGGKGVATFIGVLLALSWPVGLIFCAVWLVIAFAQRYSSLAAITAASTSPIFAYVITGSLRFVVVTVLLAAVLLFRHSANISRLIRGTEPKIGSEKKAS; this comes from the coding sequence ATGATTCCCTATATCGTCACGGCCGTCCTGGCCTATCTCTGTGGCTCGATCCCCTTCGGGCTGCTGCTCACCCGCGCTGCCGGCCTCGGCGATATCCGCGCCATCGGCTCGGGCAATATCGGCGCCACCAACGTGCTGCGTACCGGCAACCGCCCGCTCGCAGCGGCGACGCTCGTGCTCGATGCGCTCAAGGGCGCAGTGCCGGTGCTGGTCGCCCGCTATTTCCTGGGCGAAGACGCAGCCAACCTTGCCGGCGTCGCCGCTTTCCTCGGCCACGTCTTCCCGGTCTGGCTCAACTTCAATGGCGGCAAGGGCGTGGCGACTTTCATCGGCGTGCTGCTGGCACTGTCGTGGCCGGTCGGCCTCATCTTCTGCGCGGTCTGGCTCGTCATCGCCTTCGCCCAGCGCTATTCCTCGCTGGCGGCGATCACCGCCGCTTCGACCAGCCCGATCTTCGCCTATGTCATCACCGGCAGCTTGCGCTTCGTGGTGGTGACGGTGCTGCTCGCAGCCGTGCTGCTCTTCCGCCACTCGGCCAATATCTCCCGGCTGATCCGGGGCACAGAGCCCAAGATCGGCAGCGAGAAGAAGGCCAGCTAG
- the pyrC gene encoding dihydroorotase: MSKAVLIENARIVDPASGRDERGSLLVVNGKFADPAKGVPADARRVDARGLVVAPGLIDMRVFTGEPGREYRETLASASEAAAAGGVTSFVVMPDTQPVIDDSALVDFIVRRAEATAKVNVLPAAAITKGLEGKEITEFGLLKEAGAVCFADGRNSMQNSGLIRAAFTYAANYDMPVVHHLSERSLAGEGVMNEGLYASGLGLKGIPAEAETIPLARDLQLALLTGVRYHAAQLSAARSIALVAEAKQQSRRVSCGVSINNLALNENDVGSYRTFYKLSPPLRTEDDRQAMIRGLAEGTIDVIHSDHDPQDTEVKRQPFAEASDGAIGLETLLAVALRLVHNGQVDLLTVLRAMTSRPAEILGLPSGRLAPGAPADFIVLDLDYPWVVEERKLRSRSRNTAFEGARLMGRVMRTFVGGAEVFTHSDLEGTAA; encoded by the coding sequence ATGAGCAAGGCTGTGCTGATCGAAAACGCCCGCATCGTCGACCCGGCCTCCGGCCGCGATGAACGCGGCTCGCTCCTCGTCGTCAACGGCAAGTTCGCCGACCCCGCCAAGGGCGTGCCCGCCGACGCACGCCGCGTCGATGCCAGGGGGCTCGTCGTGGCTCCGGGCCTCATCGATATGCGCGTCTTCACCGGCGAGCCCGGTCGCGAATACCGCGAGACCCTGGCCTCGGCCTCCGAGGCGGCGGCAGCGGGCGGCGTCACGAGCTTCGTGGTGATGCCCGATACGCAGCCGGTAATCGACGACAGCGCCCTGGTGGACTTCATCGTCCGCCGCGCAGAGGCGACCGCCAAGGTCAACGTGCTGCCGGCCGCCGCCATCACCAAGGGGCTCGAAGGCAAGGAAATCACCGAATTCGGCCTGCTCAAGGAGGCCGGTGCGGTCTGCTTCGCCGATGGCCGCAACTCGATGCAGAATTCCGGGCTCATCCGCGCGGCTTTCACCTACGCCGCCAATTACGACATGCCTGTCGTCCACCACCTCTCCGAGCGCTCCCTGGCCGGCGAGGGCGTGATGAACGAGGGGCTCTATGCAAGTGGCCTTGGCCTCAAGGGCATTCCGGCCGAAGCCGAGACGATACCGCTGGCGCGCGACCTGCAGCTCGCCCTGTTGACCGGGGTCCGCTACCACGCGGCCCAGCTTTCGGCGGCGCGCTCCATTGCGCTGGTTGCCGAAGCCAAACAGCAGTCGCGGCGCGTTTCCTGCGGCGTCTCGATCAACAACCTGGCGCTCAATGAGAACGATGTCGGCTCCTACCGCACGTTCTACAAGCTCTCCCCGCCCCTGCGCACCGAGGACGACCGGCAGGCGATGATCCGTGGCCTCGCCGAGGGCACGATCGACGTCATCCACTCGGACCACGATCCGCAGGATACCGAGGTCAAGCGCCAGCCGTTCGCGGAAGCCTCGGATGGCGCCATCGGGCTCGAAACGCTGCTGGCGGTCGCCCTGCGCCTCGTGCACAATGGCCAGGTCGACCTGCTGACGGTTCTGCGCGCCATGACGTCACGTCCCGCTGAAATTCTCGGTCTCCCGAGCGGCCGCCTGGCCCCCGGTGCACCGGCAGATTTCATCGTGCTCGATCTGGATTATCCGTGGGTGGTCGAAGAGCGCAAGCTCCGCTCGCGCTCCCGCAATACCGCCTTCGAGGGCGCCCGGCTGATGGGCCGCGTCATGCGCACCTTCGTCGGCGGAGCCGAGGTTTTCACGCATTCGGACCTTGAGGGGACCGCCGCATGA
- a CDS encoding aspartate carbamoyltransferase catalytic subunit has protein sequence MAHKSPPETSEQQPGQSGGSPVFSKRHLLGIADLNQYEIVDLLDRAERMIPVSRQERKTLPTLSGKTQINLFFEPSTRTQGSFEIAGKRLGALVVNMSVRTSSVTKGETLIDTATTLNAMQPDVLVVRHSAAGAVELLSQKVGCSVINAGDGAHEHPTQALLDALTIRRHKGRISGLTVAICGDIANSRVARSNLLLLNALNVRTRVIAPRTLLPKGIDDMAAEVFTDMRQGLKDADVVMMLRLQHERFAGRMIPSVREYYHFYGLDAEKLSVAQPDAIVMHPGPMNRGVEIDPSIADGPRSVITDQVEMGVAVRMAVLDALLPAGGAK, from the coding sequence ATGGCGCATAAATCGCCACCTGAAACCTCGGAACAGCAACCCGGACAATCCGGCGGCTCGCCCGTTTTTTCAAAACGTCATCTCCTCGGCATTGCCGACCTCAATCAATACGAAATCGTCGACCTGCTGGATCGTGCCGAGCGCATGATCCCGGTCTCCCGCCAGGAGCGGAAGACGCTGCCGACGCTTTCCGGCAAGACCCAGATCAACCTCTTCTTCGAGCCATCGACCCGCACGCAGGGGTCGTTCGAGATCGCCGGCAAGCGGCTGGGCGCGCTGGTCGTCAACATGTCGGTGCGCACCTCCTCGGTGACGAAGGGCGAGACCCTGATCGACACAGCGACCACGCTCAACGCCATGCAGCCGGACGTGCTCGTGGTTCGCCATTCGGCAGCCGGCGCGGTGGAACTGCTCAGCCAGAAGGTCGGCTGCTCGGTGATCAACGCCGGCGACGGCGCTCACGAGCACCCGACGCAGGCCCTGCTCGACGCGCTGACCATCCGCCGCCACAAGGGCCGCATTTCGGGGCTCACGGTCGCCATCTGCGGCGACATCGCCAATTCCCGTGTCGCCCGCTCGAACCTGCTGCTGCTCAACGCGCTCAACGTACGCACCCGCGTCATCGCCCCGCGAACGCTGCTGCCCAAAGGCATCGACGACATGGCGGCCGAAGTCTTCACCGACATGCGCCAGGGCCTCAAGGACGCGGATGTCGTCATGATGCTGCGCCTCCAGCACGAGCGCTTCGCCGGCCGCATGATCCCCTCGGTGCGCGAATATTACCACTTCTACGGCCTCGACGCAGAGAAGCTCTCGGTCGCCCAGCCCGACGCCATCGTCATGCATCCCGGACCGATGAACCGCGGGGTCGAGATCGATCCCTCGATCGCGGACGGCCCGCGCTCGGTGATCACCGACCAGGTCGAGATGGGCGTGGCGGTCCGCATGGCCGTGCTCGATGCCCTTCTGCCCGCGGGAGGCGCCAAATGA
- the ruvX gene encoding Holliday junction resolvase RuvX produces the protein MRSDLPDNPLAALPPSGKLLGLDLGTKTIGVAVSDAMRYSATPVETIRRQKFTLDAERLDELIAQNSAVGIVLGLPLNMDGSEGPRVQSTRAFARNLSARISIPIAFWDERLSTSAVTRMLIEADTRRDKRAEVVDKLAASYILQGALDRLRHG, from the coding sequence ATGAGATCCGACCTCCCCGACAACCCGCTCGCCGCCCTCCCCCCATCGGGCAAGCTCCTTGGGCTCGACCTCGGCACCAAGACAATCGGTGTCGCGGTGTCCGATGCGATGCGGTATTCGGCGACGCCGGTCGAGACGATCAGGCGGCAGAAATTCACGCTCGATGCGGAGCGGCTGGATGAGCTTATTGCGCAGAACAGCGCGGTGGGCATCGTGCTGGGGCTGCCGCTCAACATGGATGGCTCGGAAGGGCCGCGGGTGCAGTCGACGCGGGCGTTTGCGCGCAATCTTTCCGCGCGCATTTCCATCCCCATCGCCTTCTGGGACGAGCGGCTTTCGACCAGCGCCGTCACTCGCATGCTGATCGAGGCCGATACCCGCCGCGACAAGCGGGCGGAGGTCGTGGACAAGCTGGCCGCCTCCTACATCCTCCAGGGTGCGCTCGATCGCCTCAGGCACGGCTGA
- the gatC gene encoding Asp-tRNA(Asn)/Glu-tRNA(Gln) amidotransferase subunit GatC, producing the protein MSVDAATVKRIGRLARIRIEENEVAAYQQELNAILGFVEQLNEVDVTGVEPMTSVTPMALRRRVDKVTDGGYPEKVVSNAPLSEDNFFMVPKVVE; encoded by the coding sequence ATGTCGGTCGATGCCGCAACCGTGAAACGAATCGGACGCCTGGCGCGTATCCGGATCGAAGAGAACGAGGTTGCCGCCTACCAGCAGGAACTCAACGCGATCCTTGGCTTTGTCGAGCAACTCAACGAAGTCGACGTCACAGGCGTCGAGCCGATGACCTCGGTCACGCCGATGGCCCTGCGCCGTCGCGTCGACAAGGTCACCGATGGCGGCTACCCCGAGAAGGTGGTCTCCAACGCGCCGCTCTCTGAAGACAACTTCTTCATGGTCCCCAAGGTGGTGGAGTAA
- a CDS encoding GNAT family N-acetyltransferase, with protein MAVTIAIETPLQDDVRTLVAALNEHLLPLSPVEFQFKMTVEQMAGADTDVFVARNEAGRAVGIGALKVLSPTSGEVKRMYTLPEVRGLRVGSALLMAIEDLARSRGLTELLLETGVGEGFAGAHRLYLRGGFAPRGAFLDYPDSGHSAFFEKHLGSQAAA; from the coding sequence ATGGCGGTTACGATCGCCATTGAAACTCCGCTTCAGGACGATGTCCGCACCCTGGTCGCGGCGCTCAATGAGCACCTGCTGCCGCTTTCGCCCGTCGAGTTCCAGTTCAAGATGACCGTCGAGCAGATGGCGGGCGCGGATACCGATGTATTCGTCGCTCGCAACGAGGCGGGCAGGGCGGTGGGCATCGGCGCGCTCAAGGTGCTTTCGCCCACGAGCGGCGAGGTCAAGCGCATGTACACTCTGCCCGAAGTGCGCGGCCTGCGCGTCGGCTCAGCGCTTCTCATGGCCATCGAGGATCTGGCGCGCTCGCGCGGGCTTACCGAATTGCTGCTGGAGACCGGCGTCGGCGAAGGCTTTGCGGGTGCTCATCGCCTCTATCTGCGCGGCGGCTTTGCACCGCGCGGTGCATTCCTGGATTATCCCGATAGCGGCCATTCGGCTTTCTTCGAGAAGCATCTGGGCAGCCAGGCCGCAGCCTGA
- the gatA gene encoding Asp-tRNA(Asn)/Glu-tRNA(Gln) amidotransferase subunit GatA — protein MTDLTKLTLAAARKGLKAKEFTSLELTEAYLKAIDEANPKLNAYVAVTADQARRMALASDEKLAKGEAGSLEGLPLGIKDLFATKGVHTQAASHILDSFKPEYESTVTSNLWRDGAVMLGKLNMDEFAMGSSNETSYYGAVINPWRAENSNLDLVPGGSSGGSAAAVSAWLCAGATATDTGGSIRQPAAFTGTVGIKPTYGRCSRWGTVAFASSLDQAGPIARTVEDSALMLQSMSGFDPKDSTSVEMAVPDFAAAVERGVKGLVIGVPREYRMDGMPEEIEKLWRQGLEWLKAEGATVKDISLPHTKYALPAYYIVAPAEASSNLARYDGVKYGLRETGKDITDLYELSRAAGFGREVKRRVMIGTYVLSAGYYDAYYVQAQKVRTLIKRDFELAFQSGVDAILTPATPSAAFGIGDEDMKADPVKMYLNDVFTVTVNMAGLPGIAVPAGKDGKGLPLGLQLIGKPFDEETLFAAGRVIERSAAMDFSPKRWW, from the coding sequence TTGACCGATCTGACCAAGCTCACCCTCGCCGCCGCCCGCAAGGGCCTCAAGGCGAAGGAATTCACTTCGCTGGAACTGACCGAGGCCTATCTCAAGGCCATCGACGAGGCTAACCCCAAGCTCAATGCCTATGTCGCCGTCACCGCCGACCAGGCCCGCCGGATGGCACTGGCCAGCGACGAGAAGCTGGCCAAGGGCGAGGCCGGCTCGCTTGAAGGCCTGCCGCTCGGCATCAAGGACCTGTTCGCGACCAAGGGCGTCCATACGCAGGCAGCCAGCCACATCCTCGACAGCTTCAAGCCCGAATACGAATCCACCGTGACCAGCAATCTCTGGCGCGATGGCGCCGTGATGCTGGGCAAGCTCAACATGGACGAGTTCGCGATGGGCTCCTCCAACGAGACCTCCTATTACGGCGCGGTCATCAATCCGTGGCGGGCGGAGAATTCCAACCTCGATCTCGTTCCGGGCGGTTCGTCCGGCGGCTCGGCGGCTGCGGTTTCGGCCTGGCTCTGCGCCGGCGCGACGGCTACCGATACCGGCGGCTCCATTCGCCAGCCGGCCGCGTTCACCGGAACTGTCGGTATCAAGCCGACCTATGGCCGTTGCTCGCGCTGGGGCACGGTGGCGTTCGCCTCCTCGCTGGACCAGGCCGGCCCGATCGCCCGTACCGTGGAAGACAGCGCGCTGATGCTGCAGTCCATGTCCGGATTCGATCCCAAGGATTCGACCAGCGTCGAGATGGCGGTTCCCGATTTCGCCGCGGCGGTCGAGCGGGGCGTCAAGGGCCTCGTCATCGGCGTGCCGCGCGAATATCGCATGGACGGGATGCCCGAGGAGATCGAGAAGCTCTGGCGGCAGGGCCTCGAATGGCTCAAGGCCGAGGGCGCGACCGTCAAGGACATCTCCCTGCCGCACACCAAGTACGCGCTGCCGGCCTATTATATCGTCGCCCCGGCCGAAGCGTCCTCGAACCTGGCGCGCTATGACGGCGTCAAGTACGGCCTGCGCGAGACCGGCAAGGACATCACCGATCTCTATGAACTGAGCCGCGCCGCCGGCTTCGGCCGCGAGGTCAAGCGCCGCGTCATGATCGGCACCTATGTGCTTTCGGCTGGCTATTACGATGCTTATTACGTGCAGGCCCAGAAGGTCCGCACGCTGATCAAGCGCGATTTCGAGCTCGCCTTCCAGTCGGGTGTGGATGCGATCCTTACCCCGGCAACGCCTTCGGCCGCGTTCGGCATTGGCGACGAGGACATGAAGGCCGATCCGGTCAAGATGTACCTCAACGACGTCTTCACCGTGACCGTCAACATGGCGGGCCTTCCGGGCATTGCCGTGCCGGCGGGCAAGGATGGCAAGGGGCTGCCGCTGGGTCTCCAGCTCATCGGCAAGCCGTTCGACGAAGAGACGCTTTTCGCGGCCGGCCGCGTGATCGAGCGGAGCGCGGCGATGGACTTTTCGCCGAAGCGCTGGTGGTGA
- a CDS encoding pentapeptide repeat-containing protein, which produces MTALDQEAFEAALRAGTPVENADLSDIDWTDLPDGRLVVRHSTIRNAVIDDAPLEGAVFEHCTFLRCSFPVSRLSQARFIQCSFYDPDGRQGCTFSGTELDHATFDHCNLTMSRFPRADLHAASFIACKAPGSDFEDADFSRRVGRNSVALVTFSECILDMASFRGAMLDQCNLEGSSLTQADFTRASLKEANLQRADLSEAIVQGAEFERADLREANLTGFKLLDLKSRSGIKLSESSLKGLMAPLGIRVFPG; this is translated from the coding sequence GTGACCGCGCTCGACCAGGAGGCGTTCGAGGCGGCTTTGCGGGCGGGAACGCCCGTCGAAAACGCCGATCTCTCCGATATCGACTGGACCGACCTGCCGGATGGCAGGTTGGTCGTTCGCCATTCGACGATCCGTAACGCCGTCATCGATGATGCACCACTCGAGGGCGCGGTGTTCGAGCATTGCACGTTCCTGCGCTGCTCGTTCCCGGTCAGCCGGCTCAGCCAGGCGCGCTTCATCCAGTGCAGCTTCTACGATCCGGATGGGCGGCAGGGATGTACCTTCTCGGGTACGGAGCTCGACCACGCCACCTTCGATCACTGCAACCTGACGATGAGCCGGTTCCCGCGGGCGGACCTGCATGCGGCGAGTTTCATCGCCTGCAAGGCGCCCGGTTCGGATTTCGAGGATGCCGATTTCTCGCGCCGGGTAGGGCGGAACAGCGTTGCGCTGGTGACATTCAGCGAATGCATCCTCGACATGGCTTCGTTCCGCGGCGCCATGCTCGATCAGTGCAACCTCGAAGGCTCCAGCCTCACCCAGGCCGATTTCACGCGGGCGAGCCTCAAGGAGGCAAACCTGCAGCGCGCCGACCTTTCCGAGGCCATTGTGCAGGGCGCCGAGTTCGAGCGGGCCGATCTGCGCGAGGCGAATCTGACCGGTTTCAAGCTGCTCGACCTCAAGTCGCGCAGCGGCATCAAGCTGAGCGAATCCAGCCTGAAGGGCCTCATGGCGCCGCTGGGTATCCGGGTCTTCCCGGGTTAG
- a CDS encoding YjhX family toxin yields MNVSKAEQRVLHALAQGGKINPIKNEKGAIIEVECFNREGWLMTQCNLALFKRLKAKDAIASSNGQPYRITRRGLELVRARADNR; encoded by the coding sequence ATGAACGTTTCGAAAGCCGAGCAGCGCGTGCTGCACGCTCTTGCCCAGGGCGGCAAGATCAATCCTATCAAGAACGAAAAAGGCGCCATCATCGAGGTTGAATGCTTCAACCGTGAAGGCTGGCTGATGACGCAATGCAACCTGGCATTGTTCAAGCGGCTCAAGGCCAAGGACGCCATAGCTTCGAGCAATGGCCAACCCTACCGCATCACCCGGCGTGGGCTGGAACTGGTGCGGGCTCGGGCCGATAACCGCTAG
- a CDS encoding chorismate mutase, translating into MTSKKPADCETKEDVRVEIDRIDQALIALFAERHRYVTRMAQIKTDPHEAYDPVRIEAVIGRVRSRAEGLDLDEDQAELIWRTLIDWNVNYEKGIIVARRRAE; encoded by the coding sequence GTGACCTCCAAGAAGCCAGCCGATTGCGAAACCAAGGAAGATGTCCGTGTGGAGATCGACCGTATCGACCAGGCGCTGATCGCGCTTTTCGCCGAACGCCATCGCTATGTGACGCGCATGGCGCAGATCAAGACAGATCCACACGAGGCCTATGATCCGGTCAGGATCGAGGCGGTGATCGGCCGCGTGCGCAGCCGCGCCGAGGGCCTCGATCTCGATGAAGACCAGGCCGAATTGATCTGGCGGACGCTTATCGACTGGAATGTAAACTACGAAAAGGGCATTATCGTCGCTCGCCGCCGCGCGGAGTAA
- a CDS encoding GNAT family N-acetyltransferase: MTSAVSIRKAEPDDARRLANIGYVAWETSILPLLHEVPGMRVAEQRRLAAAVHETLDRIIVAEVDGVPVGWCSRARGRHYIPFLFVAPEFQNHGIGKLLLSRMEAMLELEGAERVHLETPADNVRAVRFYEHQGYRILALRPDGRPDHQPFMSVRLEKLLHPYMGQVTDTE, from the coding sequence ATGACCAGCGCCGTTTCGATCCGGAAAGCCGAACCAGACGATGCACGGCGCCTGGCTAATATTGGCTACGTGGCCTGGGAAACCAGCATCCTGCCGCTCCTCCACGAAGTACCCGGAATGCGGGTGGCCGAACAACGCCGCCTGGCCGCTGCCGTGCACGAAACGCTCGATCGCATCATCGTGGCCGAGGTGGATGGCGTGCCGGTCGGCTGGTGCTCGCGGGCGAGGGGGCGGCACTATATTCCCTTCCTTTTCGTCGCACCCGAGTTCCAGAACCACGGCATCGGCAAGCTCCTGCTCTCGCGGATGGAAGCCATGCTCGAGCTTGAGGGGGCGGAGCGCGTCCACCTCGAAACGCCGGCCGACAATGTCCGTGCCGTGCGCTTCTACGAGCACCAGGGCTACCGCATCCTGGCGTTGCGCCCGGACGGACGCCCAGATCACCAGCCCTTCATGAGCGTGCGGCTCGAAAAGCTGCTGCACCCCTATATGGGCCAGGTTACCGACACCGAGTAA
- the gatB gene encoding Asp-tRNA(Asn)/Glu-tRNA(Gln) amidotransferase subunit GatB — MTIIDTRTPNPKYFIQGSTGDWEIVIGMEVHAQVTSESKLFSGSSTEFGRPPNSNVSFVDAAMPGMLPVINDECVRQAVRTGLGLKAKINKRSIFDRKNYFYPDLPQGYQISQFKDPIVGEGKIALDMGADGQIEIGIERLHLEQDAGKSIHDQHPSITFVDLNRSGVALMEIVSKPDLRSSDEAKAYLSKLRAIMRYLGTCDGNMEQGSLRADINVSVRRPGGEFGTRCEIKNVNSIRFAGQAIEYEARRQIDILEDGGSIDQETRLFDPKTGETRSMRSKEEAHDYRYFPDPDLLPLEFDDAFIADLAAHLPELPDEKQARFIEEYGITPYDAMVLTLERESADFYEEVARGRDGKLAANWVINEFFARLNKEGMDVTSSPVSASQLGGIVELIGKGDISGKIAKDLFEIVWAEGGDPAQIVEARGMKQVTDLGAIEKVVDDIIAANPDQVAKVQAKPTLIGWFVGQAMKASGGKANPQALNEILKQKLGL, encoded by the coding sequence TTGACCATCATCGACACGCGCACCCCGAACCCGAAGTACTTCATCCAGGGCTCGACCGGCGATTGGGAAATCGTCATCGGCATGGAAGTGCACGCGCAGGTAACGTCCGAGAGCAAGCTGTTTTCCGGCTCCTCGACCGAGTTCGGGCGCCCGCCCAATTCCAATGTGAGCTTTGTGGATGCGGCCATGCCAGGCATGCTGCCCGTCATCAACGACGAGTGCGTGCGCCAGGCGGTGCGGACTGGTCTGGGCCTCAAGGCCAAGATCAACAAGCGCTCGATCTTCGATCGCAAGAACTACTTCTATCCGGACCTGCCGCAGGGCTACCAGATCAGCCAGTTCAAGGACCCGATCGTGGGCGAGGGCAAGATCGCGCTCGATATGGGCGCCGACGGCCAGATCGAGATCGGCATCGAGCGCCTGCACCTTGAGCAGGATGCTGGCAAGTCGATCCACGATCAGCATCCGAGCATTACCTTCGTCGATCTCAACCGTTCCGGCGTGGCGCTGATGGAAATCGTCAGCAAGCCCGACCTGCGCTCGTCCGACGAAGCCAAGGCGTACCTGTCCAAGCTGCGCGCCATCATGCGCTATCTCGGCACCTGCGACGGCAACATGGAGCAGGGCTCTTTGCGCGCCGACATCAACGTGTCCGTCCGTCGCCCGGGTGGCGAGTTCGGCACGCGCTGCGAGATCAAGAACGTCAACTCGATCCGCTTCGCCGGCCAGGCCATCGAATACGAAGCGCGCCGCCAGATCGATATTCTGGAAGACGGCGGCTCGATCGACCAGGAAACGCGCCTCTTCGATCCCAAGACCGGCGAGACGCGCTCCATGCGCTCCAAGGAAGAAGCGCATGATTACCGCTACTTCCCCGATCCGGACCTGCTGCCGCTCGAATTCGACGATGCCTTCATCGCCGACCTCGCTGCGCACCTGCCGGAGCTTCCGGACGAGAAGCAGGCGCGGTTCATCGAGGAATACGGCATTACGCCCTATGACGCGATGGTGCTGACGCTCGAGCGCGAATCCGCCGATTTCTACGAGGAAGTCGCGCGCGGTCGTGACGGCAAGCTCGCCGCGAACTGGGTCATCAACGAGTTCTTCGCCCGCCTCAACAAGGAGGGCATGGACGTGACCTCGAGCCCGGTCAGCGCCAGCCAGCTTGGCGGCATTGTCGAGCTGATCGGCAAGGGCGACATCTCGGGCAAGATCGCCAAGGACCTCTTCGAGATCGTCTGGGCCGAAGGCGGTGATCCGGCGCAGATCGTGGAAGCCCGCGGCATGAAGCAGGTTACGGACCTGGGCGCCATCGAGAAGGTGGTCGACGATATCATCGCCGCCAATCCCGATCAGGTCGCCAAGGTGCAGGCCAAGCCGACGCTCATCGGCTGGTTCGTCGGCCAGGCCATGAAGGCCTCGGGCGGCAAGGCCAATCCGCAGGCGCTCAACGAGATCCTCAAGCAGAAGCTTGGCCTGTAA